One window from the genome of Vibrio vulnificus NBRC 15645 = ATCC 27562 encodes:
- the rne gene encoding ribonuclease E produces MKRMLINATQKEELRVALVDGQRLYDLDIESPGHESKKANIYKGRITRVEPSLEAAFVDYGAERHGFLPLKEIAKEYFPDGYSYQGRPSIKEVLTEGQEVIVQIEKEERGSKGAALTTFISLAGSYLVLMPNNPRAGGISRRIEGDERTELKSALSTLELPQGMGLIVRTAGVGKSAEELEWDLNVLLKHWAAIKDASESNPAPFLIHQESNVIVRAIRDYLRRDIGEILIDSNTIYERAKEHIQLVRPDFVNRVKKYDGEVPLFSHYQIESQIESAFQREVRLPSGGSIVIDPTEALTSIDINSARATKGGDIEETALNTNLEAADEIARQLRLRDLGGLVVIDFIDMTPVRHQREVENRLREAVRLDRARVQIGRISRFGLLEMSRQRLSPSLAEASHHICPRCSGTGVVRDNESLALSVLRLIEEEALKDNTAQVLAVVPVPIASYLLNEKRRSVNHIERIQEVKITVVPNSDMETPHFEVIRVREGEEVDLLSYLLPKKLEAMKEAEGKESPETEYKPKKIEEPVLKGFASPAQSVPAPTPAPKAVVAKVANEKPQAEEKPGLFGRLIKALGSFLFGSAEEKAEAEKTERKDDREKGNRRQKRDRNDRRRNNRDNRDNNRDRDGKRRQRNRDENVVETQDEAIKPRSQQKRKQRPAQNKADNAVESKANAKVAEKGLQLAAEAQGASKQEGQKTPSKAEKVKERRQRRKLNKPVRVKDQLEQAEETLMDVAPVVEAEVFNKQNTPVSEKSEKVVADSVDAMDNNENEEKPRRNRRSPRHLRASGQRRRRGRDRRPNPFRLRKGGVASPEMAMGKVMPRYIPKPVAKKEEAVKEEVVTAVAAVPAMQGGVACPEMAMGKVIISRDITAAQAPTETKPKRSKSRHNRPAKAAVVEVVTEEPMVENAAVAPIQETEIQKIEPQVESASQPVEQVSIETTEVVAEIVETTEVVAEVESATETVANETEATVAVVGSSIKVIKAQASAPMTKAPGPQELIEIQVVAAPFKAERYSQRGAGSQVATSQASAAMTKPEMV; encoded by the coding sequence ATGAAAAGAATGTTGATTAACGCAACTCAAAAAGAAGAGTTGCGTGTCGCTTTGGTTGATGGCCAGCGACTTTACGATCTAGATATCGAAAGTCCTGGACATGAGTCAAAAAAAGCAAATATCTATAAAGGACGTATTACCCGTGTTGAACCTAGCTTGGAAGCTGCATTTGTAGATTACGGAGCTGAGCGTCACGGTTTCCTTCCTCTAAAAGAAATTGCCAAAGAATATTTCCCAGATGGTTACTCTTACCAAGGTCGCCCAAGCATCAAAGAGGTGCTGACTGAAGGTCAAGAAGTCATCGTTCAAATCGAAAAAGAAGAACGTGGTAGCAAAGGTGCGGCATTGACCACCTTTATTTCCCTAGCGGGTAGTTACTTAGTTCTTATGCCAAACAACCCACGTGCCGGCGGTATCTCCCGTCGTATCGAAGGGGATGAACGCACCGAATTAAAATCTGCATTAAGCACACTGGAACTACCGCAAGGTATGGGTCTTATCGTGCGTACGGCAGGCGTTGGTAAGAGCGCTGAAGAGCTAGAGTGGGATTTAAACGTTCTGCTTAAGCACTGGGCCGCCATCAAAGATGCTTCTGAATCCAATCCAGCACCTTTTTTGATTCATCAAGAAAGTAACGTAATCGTTCGCGCGATCCGCGACTATCTACGCCGTGACATTGGTGAAATTCTTATTGATAGCAACACCATCTATGAACGTGCCAAAGAACACATTCAGTTGGTTCGCCCAGATTTTGTTAATCGCGTGAAGAAGTATGACGGTGAAGTGCCACTGTTTAGCCACTACCAAATTGAAAGCCAAATCGAATCGGCTTTCCAACGTGAAGTGCGTCTGCCTTCCGGTGGCTCTATCGTTATCGACCCAACAGAAGCACTGACGTCTATCGATATCAACTCTGCTCGTGCAACAAAGGGCGGCGATATCGAAGAAACCGCACTGAACACCAACTTAGAAGCAGCAGATGAAATCGCTCGCCAGTTGCGTCTTCGCGACCTTGGTGGTCTTGTGGTGATCGACTTCATCGATATGACACCCGTACGCCATCAACGTGAGGTAGAAAACCGTCTGCGTGAAGCCGTTCGTCTCGATCGCGCTCGCGTTCAAATCGGCCGTATTTCTCGCTTTGGTCTGTTAGAGATGTCTCGCCAACGCTTGAGCCCTTCTCTTGCAGAAGCAAGCCATCATATCTGTCCTCGTTGTAGTGGTACAGGTGTGGTTCGCGATAACGAATCTCTTGCTCTTTCTGTTCTTCGTCTTATCGAAGAAGAAGCACTTAAAGACAACACTGCTCAAGTATTGGCTGTTGTACCAGTGCCTATCGCCTCTTACCTTCTAAATGAAAAACGTCGCTCTGTGAACCACATTGAACGTATTCAAGAAGTGAAGATCACCGTTGTTCCAAACTCTGATATGGAAACGCCGCATTTCGAAGTGATTCGTGTGCGTGAAGGTGAAGAAGTGGATCTGCTTTCTTACCTGCTACCGAAGAAACTCGAAGCAATGAAAGAAGCGGAAGGCAAAGAGAGCCCCGAAACCGAATACAAGCCGAAGAAAATCGAAGAGCCTGTGCTTAAAGGTTTTGCTTCTCCAGCGCAATCTGTGCCAGCTCCAACTCCAGCGCCAAAAGCAGTGGTTGCTAAAGTGGCAAATGAAAAACCGCAGGCAGAAGAGAAACCGGGTTTGTTTGGTCGCTTAATCAAAGCATTGGGTAGCTTCTTATTCGGTTCTGCTGAAGAAAAAGCAGAAGCAGAGAAGACCGAACGCAAAGACGACCGTGAAAAAGGCAACCGTCGTCAAAAACGTGACCGTAACGATCGTCGTCGTAATAACCGCGACAACCGCGACAACAATCGTGACCGTGATGGCAAACGTCGTCAGCGCAATCGTGATGAAAACGTCGTTGAGACTCAAGATGAAGCAATCAAACCACGTTCTCAGCAAAAGCGTAAGCAGAGACCGGCTCAAAACAAAGCAGATAATGCAGTAGAGAGCAAAGCAAACGCGAAAGTGGCAGAAAAAGGCCTACAGCTTGCTGCCGAAGCACAAGGTGCGTCGAAGCAAGAAGGTCAGAAAACGCCAAGCAAAGCGGAGAAAGTGAAAGAGCGCCGTCAGCGTCGTAAACTCAACAAACCTGTTCGCGTGAAAGATCAGCTAGAACAAGCTGAAGAAACGCTTATGGATGTAGCTCCAGTCGTTGAAGCAGAAGTCTTTAATAAGCAAAACACACCGGTATCTGAGAAATCAGAGAAAGTGGTTGCTGACTCTGTCGATGCGATGGACAACAACGAAAACGAAGAAAAACCACGTCGTAATCGTCGTTCTCCTCGTCATCTACGAGCAAGTGGACAACGTCGTCGTCGCGGTCGTGATCGTCGCCCTAACCCATTCCGCCTACGTAAAGGTGGGGTTGCCTCTCCAGAAATGGCCATGGGTAAAGTGATGCCTCGTTACATTCCAAAACCAGTTGCTAAGAAAGAAGAAGCGGTTAAAGAAGAGGTTGTAACAGCCGTTGCTGCAGTACCTGCAATGCAAGGTGGTGTCGCATGTCCAGAAATGGCGATGGGTAAAGTGATCATCAGTCGCGATATCACCGCTGCACAAGCACCGACTGAAACGAAGCCAAAACGTTCTAAATCTCGTCACAACAGGCCAGCAAAAGCAGCCGTTGTTGAGGTGGTTACTGAAGAACCAATGGTAGAGAACGCGGCTGTAGCACCGATTCAAGAAACTGAAATTCAGAAAATCGAGCCTCAAGTTGAAAGTGCTTCACAACCAGTAGAACAGGTTTCTATCGAAACTACAGAAGTAGTGGCAGAAATCGTTGAAACGACTGAGGTTGTCGCAGAAGTGGAAAGCGCAACGGAAACAGTCGCAAACGAAACCGAAGCAACTGTGGCAGTAGTCGGAAGCTCTATCAAGGTAATTAAAGCGCAAGCTTCAGCACCGATGACTAAGGCACCTGGCCCTCAAGAGCTTATTGAGATCCAAGTTGTCGCGGCACCATTTAAAGCAGAGCGCTATTCACAGCGTGGTGCGGGTAGCCAAGTGGCGACAAGTCAAGCCTCAGCGGCAATGACAAAGCCTGAAATGGTGTAA
- a CDS encoding SulP family inorganic anion transporter, with protein sequence MFEFPQFSKHSVKNDVLSGLTVALALVPEAVAFAFVAGVDPMVGLYAAFIVGLVTSIFGGRPGMISGATGAMAVVMVSLVSSHGVQYLFAAIMLAGILQIAAGLFKLGKFIRIVPHPVMIGFVNGLAIVIFLAQLGQFKMADAAGGLTWLPQDQMLLMLGLVALTMAIIHFLPKLTTAVPSSLVAIVTVTGLVIGFDLETRTVVDFLRTMSGDEGATLAGSLPTFALPMVPFNLETLQIIFPYAVILAAIGLIESLLTLTVLDEMTNTRGQSNRECIGQGMANMTCSVFGAMGGCAMIGQSMINVNSGGRGRLSGIVAAVALLMFILFAAALIEMIPLAALVGVMFMVVIGTFEWATFKLARRVPKQDFFVIVLVTVVTVMTDLAVAVAVGVIASALMFAWNHAKHIYADTRMNEEGSKEYRIHGPIFFGSTANFLELFNAQQDPSDVIVDFADSRVTDHSAIEAIETLAERYSAVGKTLHLRHLSPDCRKLLDKAGSLVEINVKEDPSYKVATDVLAG encoded by the coding sequence ATGTTCGAATTTCCTCAATTTTCAAAGCACTCAGTAAAAAATGATGTGCTCTCCGGGCTCACCGTTGCGCTAGCATTGGTGCCAGAAGCCGTTGCTTTTGCCTTCGTTGCTGGCGTTGACCCTATGGTTGGCCTCTACGCAGCCTTTATTGTGGGTTTAGTCACTTCGATTTTCGGTGGACGTCCAGGTATGATTTCCGGCGCAACTGGCGCAATGGCAGTTGTCATGGTTTCGCTCGTTTCTTCACATGGTGTCCAGTATCTGTTTGCCGCGATTATGCTCGCAGGTATTTTGCAGATTGCCGCTGGTCTATTTAAACTGGGCAAATTTATCCGTATCGTGCCGCATCCAGTTATGATCGGCTTCGTCAATGGTCTCGCGATCGTGATTTTCCTCGCGCAACTCGGCCAGTTTAAAATGGCGGATGCAGCAGGTGGACTCACTTGGTTACCTCAAGATCAGATGTTGCTGATGTTGGGCCTTGTCGCTCTTACTATGGCCATCATCCACTTCTTACCAAAGTTAACCACGGCCGTCCCTTCATCTCTTGTTGCCATCGTGACGGTAACAGGCTTAGTGATTGGCTTTGATCTTGAAACTCGTACGGTGGTTGATTTCCTACGTACCATGTCTGGTGACGAAGGCGCCACTCTCGCGGGTAGCCTACCGACCTTTGCTTTACCGATGGTTCCTTTTAATCTGGAAACCTTGCAAATCATCTTCCCATACGCGGTGATTCTTGCGGCTATTGGTTTGATTGAATCACTATTAACGCTCACCGTGTTGGACGAAATGACCAACACCCGTGGTCAGTCAAACCGAGAGTGTATCGGGCAGGGTATGGCAAACATGACCTGTTCTGTCTTCGGAGCAATGGGTGGCTGTGCGATGATCGGCCAATCGATGATCAACGTCAATTCAGGTGGCCGAGGGCGTCTTTCAGGCATCGTTGCTGCTGTGGCGCTTCTGATGTTTATCTTGTTTGCTGCCGCACTGATTGAAATGATCCCTCTTGCTGCTCTCGTTGGGGTAATGTTTATGGTGGTGATCGGTACCTTTGAATGGGCCACCTTCAAGCTGGCACGCCGCGTACCTAAGCAAGATTTCTTTGTTATCGTGCTCGTGACGGTCGTAACAGTGATGACAGACCTAGCAGTGGCAGTTGCTGTCGGCGTGATAGCTTCAGCACTGATGTTTGCTTGGAACCACGCAAAACACATTTACGCAGATACCCGTATGAACGAGGAAGGTTCTAAAGAGTACAGGATTCACGGTCCTATCTTCTTTGGTTCAACGGCTAACTTCCTTGAACTATTCAACGCGCAGCAAGACCCAAGCGATGTCATCGTCGACTTTGCCGATTCTCGTGTTACCGATCACTCGGCAATCGAAGCGATCGAAACATTGGCGGAGCGATACTCTGCCGTAGGCAAAACGCTGCACCTGCGTCATTTGAGTCCAGATTGCCGCAAGTTGCTTGATAAGGCTGGAAGTTTGGTCGAGATTAACGTCAAAGAAGATCCGAGCTATAAAGTCGCCACCGACGTACTCGCGGGATAA
- a CDS encoding low molecular weight protein-tyrosine-phosphatase, which yields MKKILVVCMGNICRSPTGEAVLRAKAQQLGVDVEVDSAGTIGYHAGNTPDHRAMQAGQQRGYSFSGIRSRQVDAEDFVKFDMILAADKANLADLFDICPKEYRHKVSLFLSHAELDVDEIPDPYYGGEEGFDLVLDLIEAASEAILENVAKN from the coding sequence ATGAAGAAAATTTTGGTTGTCTGTATGGGAAACATTTGTCGTTCCCCAACTGGAGAGGCCGTATTAAGAGCAAAAGCACAGCAACTGGGGGTTGATGTAGAAGTGGATTCTGCAGGGACGATAGGTTACCACGCAGGCAACACGCCGGATCATCGGGCCATGCAGGCAGGGCAGCAACGTGGTTACTCTTTTAGTGGCATTCGTTCGCGTCAAGTTGACGCCGAAGATTTTGTTAAGTTCGATATGATTCTAGCGGCAGACAAAGCGAACTTAGCTGACCTTTTTGATATTTGCCCAAAGGAGTATCGTCACAAAGTGTCACTGTTTCTCAGCCATGCAGAGTTGGATGTGGATGAAATTCCTGATCCTTATTACGGCGGTGAGGAAGGGTTTGATTTGGTGCTGGATCTTATCGAAGCCGCGTCAGAAGCGATTCTTGAGAACGTTGCAAAGAACTAA
- the cobO gene encoding cob(I)yrinic acid a,c-diamide adenosyltransferase: MSMSDESVSSENLSTEQVKAQRHKERQQKVKEQVDAKIAQAQEEKGLLLVITGNGKGKSTSGFGTIARAVGHGKKCAVAQYIKGTWDNGERNLLEKLGVEFQVMATGFTWETQNKESDTQAAQTVWKECQRMLQDDSIDVVLFDELTYMVSYGYVELDEMVEALNNRPKMQSVIITGRGAHRTLIEMADTVSEVKNVKHAFESGIKALKGVDW; the protein is encoded by the coding sequence ATGTCTATGTCTGACGAAAGCGTATCAAGCGAAAACCTATCCACAGAGCAAGTAAAGGCTCAGCGACACAAAGAGCGCCAACAAAAAGTGAAAGAGCAAGTCGACGCTAAAATTGCTCAAGCTCAGGAAGAAAAGGGACTGCTTCTCGTCATTACGGGCAATGGAAAAGGCAAATCAACCTCCGGTTTTGGGACGATCGCTCGCGCAGTTGGGCACGGGAAAAAATGCGCCGTCGCTCAGTACATTAAAGGAACTTGGGACAATGGCGAGCGTAATCTTTTAGAAAAACTGGGCGTTGAGTTTCAAGTGATGGCGACGGGTTTCACTTGGGAAACACAAAACAAGGAAAGCGACACTCAAGCCGCTCAAACGGTATGGAAAGAGTGTCAGCGTATGCTTCAAGACGACTCGATCGATGTGGTGCTCTTTGATGAGCTAACCTACATGGTGAGCTATGGCTATGTCGAATTAGATGAGATGGTTGAAGCGCTCAATAATAGGCCCAAAATGCAATCGGTCATCATTACTGGACGCGGCGCTCATCGCACCTTAATTGAGATGGCTGATACCGTCTCCGAAGTAAAAAATGTGAAACATGCGTTTGAATCGGGCATCAAGGCACTAAAAGGTGTCGACTGGTAA
- a CDS encoding AsmA family protein, with protein sequence MKKLFLILAAPITVVVMAAIALVTLVNPNQFKPLITEQVAKQTGLELVIEGDIEWQFFPSIGFSLGKTELKNPQGFSQENLFKVESVGIDISVMPLLDKVLQIGDVRLDGAEFHLETRKDGQKNIDALTQQQKAQQETVQQEVSSEPTTDASQQPGAAAGWRMELAGITVSNAKLVNQDRQAGTSLELYDVNFSLSEFAFDQWTKAEFSAKGKNNQQQFSANGKLEFQLAQDFSSYALRNIELNSQFSDPATKMDTIKLVLDTFEFDKDNALTFEIKGQASGMELSANGSAQLHVDAAISTVMVKAFQLESQLNGKSLPQSPMKVAMSSEVTFDVPSSHLSLVLNKLTANAIALDGKADVTLAEIPKVRFSLHSPEIDLDEFLGLTQPSQETASTNSSNDKNAHPEANNEVEPDLSALKTLDVIGQVSIDKLKANNAKLQNVITKFTVNRGIATLDRFDANLYQGSINASAKLDARRSPATYSVKKRIKGVQVQPLLVDVAQNDKLEGTGNIDVDVKGSSLTPSGIQKNLVGTVEINFADGAVNGINVAQMIRENYAKIKGKKLDATDGVQKTDFSSMTATLTLNKGKVTTNNMHMQSPLLRIRGKGEANYINQTVDFTVSTSIVGSLEGQGGKDIDELRDVTIPINISGSWADPKFKLVFDDVLKQKAQKEIDRGVEKLTDKIKDEKTKEAVDGLLKGLFN encoded by the coding sequence ATGAAAAAACTGTTCCTTATTCTGGCTGCGCCTATCACGGTTGTCGTAATGGCTGCGATAGCGCTAGTGACCTTAGTGAACCCCAATCAATTTAAACCGCTGATCACCGAACAAGTGGCCAAGCAAACGGGTTTAGAATTGGTGATTGAAGGCGACATTGAATGGCAATTTTTTCCTTCGATTGGTTTTTCTCTAGGCAAAACGGAATTAAAGAATCCTCAGGGCTTTTCTCAAGAAAACTTATTTAAAGTTGAGAGCGTTGGGATCGATATCTCGGTGATGCCTCTGCTTGATAAAGTCTTGCAAATTGGTGATGTTCGCCTTGATGGTGCGGAGTTCCATCTAGAGACGCGTAAAGATGGGCAAAAGAATATTGATGCGTTGACTCAGCAGCAGAAAGCGCAACAAGAAACGGTTCAGCAAGAGGTGAGTTCGGAGCCTACCACGGATGCATCCCAGCAACCTGGTGCGGCGGCAGGTTGGCGTATGGAGCTGGCCGGGATCACGGTGAGCAATGCCAAACTCGTTAACCAAGATCGACAAGCAGGTACTTCACTTGAACTCTATGATGTGAATTTCTCACTTTCAGAGTTCGCCTTTGATCAATGGACCAAAGCGGAATTTTCAGCCAAAGGAAAAAACAACCAGCAACAGTTCAGTGCAAACGGCAAGCTTGAGTTTCAGTTGGCGCAAGATTTCTCTTCTTATGCTCTGCGTAATATCGAGCTAAACAGCCAGTTTAGCGATCCAGCCACGAAGATGGATACCATCAAGTTGGTACTGGACACTTTCGAGTTTGATAAAGACAACGCACTGACATTTGAAATCAAAGGCCAAGCATCGGGCATGGAGCTTTCGGCCAATGGCTCGGCGCAGTTGCATGTGGATGCAGCCATCAGCACAGTGATGGTGAAGGCATTCCAGTTGGAGTCACAATTAAATGGGAAATCACTGCCTCAATCGCCAATGAAGGTGGCAATGAGCTCCGAGGTGACCTTTGATGTGCCAAGCAGCCATCTATCGCTTGTGCTGAATAAACTGACCGCCAACGCCATTGCATTAGACGGTAAAGCCGATGTGACGTTAGCTGAGATTCCGAAAGTGCGCTTTTCATTGCATAGTCCAGAGATTGATCTCGATGAATTTCTCGGCCTAACGCAGCCATCGCAAGAAACGGCAAGCACAAACAGCAGCAATGACAAAAACGCGCATCCAGAGGCAAACAACGAAGTTGAGCCTGACCTGAGTGCATTAAAAACGTTGGATGTGATTGGCCAAGTGAGTATTGATAAGCTCAAAGCCAATAATGCCAAGCTGCAAAATGTCATCACCAAGTTCACGGTGAACCGTGGCATCGCGACGTTAGATCGCTTTGATGCCAATCTGTATCAAGGTTCTATTAATGCCAGCGCGAAACTGGATGCACGTCGTTCACCAGCCACTTATAGTGTGAAAAAACGCATCAAAGGTGTTCAGGTGCAACCGCTGTTGGTGGACGTGGCACAAAACGACAAGCTGGAAGGTACTGGCAATATCGATGTTGATGTGAAGGGATCAAGCTTAACGCCAAGCGGTATTCAGAAAAACCTTGTCGGCACGGTTGAAATTAATTTTGCTGATGGTGCCGTCAACGGCATTAACGTCGCGCAAATGATTCGTGAAAACTACGCCAAGATTAAAGGTAAAAAGTTAGATGCCACTGATGGGGTGCAAAAAACCGACTTCAGTTCAATGACGGCAACGTTGACGTTGAACAAAGGCAAGGTGACAACCAATAACATGCACATGCAATCTCCGCTACTGCGTATTCGTGGGAAAGGGGAAGCAAACTACATCAATCAAACGGTTGATTTTACGGTCAGCACTTCAATTGTGGGATCGCTAGAAGGCCAAGGCGGTAAGGACATCGACGAACTGAGAGACGTGACCATTCCTATTAATATTTCAGGCAGTTGGGCGGATCCAAAATTCAAGTTGGTGTTTGATGATGTGTTAAAGCAAAAAGCCCAAAAAGAGATTGACCGTGGAGTCGAGAAGTTGACCGATAAGATCAAAGATGAGAAAACCAAAGAGGCGGTGGATGGTTTACTTAAAGGCTTGTTTAACTAG
- the udk gene encoding uridine kinase, with translation MSEKSQCVIVGIAGASASGKSLIASTIYNELRAKVGDHQIGVITEDCYYNDQSHLSMEERVKTNYDHPNALDHDLLCEHLEKLMKGESVEVPEYSYTEHTRTENTTTMTPKKVIILEGILLLTDPRLRDLMHATVFMDTPLDICLLRRVKRDVEERGRTMESVLKQYQKTVRPMFMQFIEPSKQYADIIVPRGGKNRIAIDVLKAHIAKLLKA, from the coding sequence ATGTCTGAAAAAAGTCAATGCGTCATCGTCGGTATTGCTGGCGCTTCTGCTTCTGGTAAAAGCCTCATCGCCAGTACGATTTATAACGAACTACGTGCAAAGGTGGGAGACCATCAAATCGGTGTGATTACGGAAGATTGCTACTATAACGACCAAAGCCATCTGAGTATGGAAGAGCGCGTTAAAACAAACTATGACCACCCGAATGCACTTGATCACGATCTTCTTTGTGAACACTTAGAAAAGTTAATGAAAGGCGAGTCGGTTGAAGTACCTGAATACAGCTACACGGAACACACTCGTACTGAAAACACCACCACGATGACACCAAAGAAGGTGATCATTCTAGAAGGCATCCTGCTTCTGACGGATCCTCGTCTGCGTGATCTGATGCATGCGACTGTGTTTATGGACACGCCACTTGATATCTGTCTACTTCGCCGTGTGAAACGCGATGTGGAAGAGCGTGGTCGTACGATGGAATCGGTACTCAAACAGTATCAAAAAACCGTTCGTCCAATGTTTATGCAGTTTATTGAGCCGTCTAAACAGTACGCAGATATCATCGTTCCACGTGGTGGTAAAAACCGCATCGCGATTGACGTACTGAAAGCGCACATTGCAAAACTATTGAAAGCTTAA
- the apbC gene encoding iron-sulfur cluster carrier protein ApbC codes for MHQFTSKQDFCHWLNQFEHETLAPQWSEVHGVVMVQADGTFAIQFPFAAQQLQDALSEWIVQQQQRGAVPPFAFTVSQQVKALETQVSQPVRGVKNIIAVTSAKGGVGKSTTAVNFALAIASQGAKVGLLDADIYGPSLPIMLGSVDQRPDVRDGKWMQPILAHGIYTNSIGYLVDKNEAAIWRGPMASKALSQLLNETEWPDLDYLVIDMPPGTGDIQLTLSQQIPVTTSVIVTTPQDLALADAKKGAAMFEKIGVPVAGIVENMSYHICRQCGAKEHIFGQGGAVQMAQQFGLSLLAQVPLHISVREDLDSGVPTVVARPESEHGRIYRQLALQICSSMYWNGKAKPETILFTRIDG; via the coding sequence ATGCATCAGTTCACTTCTAAACAAGATTTTTGTCATTGGTTGAATCAGTTTGAGCACGAAACGTTAGCCCCGCAATGGAGCGAAGTGCATGGTGTTGTGATGGTTCAAGCCGATGGTACTTTCGCCATTCAGTTCCCATTTGCTGCTCAGCAACTTCAAGACGCGCTCAGCGAGTGGATTGTTCAGCAACAGCAGCGTGGTGCGGTTCCACCGTTTGCATTCACGGTAAGTCAGCAAGTTAAGGCGTTAGAAACTCAAGTTTCTCAGCCTGTTCGTGGGGTTAAGAATATTATTGCCGTCACGTCCGCTAAAGGCGGTGTGGGTAAATCAACCACAGCGGTGAATTTTGCGCTAGCGATCGCTTCTCAAGGCGCAAAAGTGGGATTACTAGACGCGGATATCTATGGGCCTTCTTTGCCTATCATGCTGGGGAGTGTCGATCAAAGACCGGATGTTCGTGACGGAAAATGGATGCAGCCGATCCTCGCGCACGGCATCTACACCAACTCTATTGGTTACTTGGTGGATAAGAATGAAGCGGCCATTTGGCGTGGGCCGATGGCATCGAAAGCGCTCTCTCAACTACTGAATGAAACTGAGTGGCCAGATTTGGACTACTTAGTGATCGATATGCCTCCTGGCACTGGGGATATTCAGTTGACTCTTTCACAGCAAATACCCGTTACTACCAGTGTTATCGTCACCACACCGCAGGATCTTGCGTTAGCCGATGCGAAGAAGGGCGCCGCGATGTTTGAAAAGATCGGTGTTCCCGTGGCGGGTATTGTGGAAAACATGAGCTACCACATTTGCAGACAATGCGGTGCCAAAGAGCACATTTTTGGCCAAGGTGGTGCGGTACAAATGGCGCAACAGTTTGGTTTATCTTTGCTGGCGCAAGTGCCATTGCATATCAGCGTTCGTGAAGATCTCGACTCGGGTGTGCCGACGGTGGTCGCAAGGCCAGAGAGCGAGCACGGCAGAATATACCGTCAGCTTGCTTTGCAGATATGCAGCTCGATGTATTGGAATGGTAAGGCAAAGCCTGAAACGATCCTGTTTACCCGTATAGACGGATGA